In Bacillus sp. SB49, a single window of DNA contains:
- a CDS encoding 3-hydroxybutyryl-CoA dehydrogenase, producing the protein MTMKRMMVIGAGQMGSGIAQVFAQAGLEVKFNDISEDALIQGRKGIENRLRRAVDKGRITEADMRDVLGRITTTTDLKEASDCDLIIEAVVEKMDVKTNVFRQLDEIAPEHAILATNTSSLPITDIAAATNRPSQVIGMHFMNPVPVMKLVEIIRAIQTSDATYEAVEAMTVKLEKTPVEVEDFPGFVSNRILMPMINEAIYTVYEGVATPEDVDAVMKLGMNHPMGPLTLADFIGLDTCLSIMEVLHEGFGDSKYRPCPLLRKYVSAGWLGKKSGRGFYIYD; encoded by the coding sequence AAGTTCAACGACATCAGTGAAGATGCATTGATTCAAGGGAGAAAAGGAATAGAAAACCGTTTAAGGCGGGCGGTCGATAAAGGCCGTATCACGGAAGCGGATATGCGGGATGTGCTTGGGAGGATAACGACAACCACAGATTTGAAAGAGGCTTCTGACTGTGACTTGATCATTGAAGCGGTAGTAGAGAAGATGGATGTCAAAACGAATGTATTCCGTCAGCTGGATGAAATTGCACCGGAACACGCGATTCTTGCGACTAATACGTCATCCCTGCCGATTACGGATATTGCAGCGGCAACCAACCGCCCATCACAAGTGATCGGCATGCACTTTATGAATCCGGTTCCTGTCATGAAGCTTGTCGAAATCATTCGTGCGATCCAAACGAGTGATGCTACCTATGAAGCAGTGGAAGCGATGACGGTCAAGCTTGAGAAAACACCTGTGGAGGTAGAAGATTTCCCGGGCTTTGTATCCAACCGTATTCTGATGCCGATGATTAATGAAGCGATTTATACCGTCTATGAAGGTGTGGCTACCCCGGAGGATGTCGATGCTGTGATGAAGCTGGGTATGAATCATCCGATGGGACCGCTGACCCTTGCTGATTTCATCGGACTCGACACGTGCCTTTCTATTATGGAAGTACTGCATGAAGGATTTGGTGACAGTAAGTACCGTCCGTGTCCACTGCTTCGGAAATACGTCAGCGCTGGCTGGCTTGGAAAGAAATCTGGACGTGGTTTCTACATCTACGATTAA